The Bernardetia litoralis DSM 6794 genome includes a window with the following:
- a CDS encoding tetratricopeptide repeat protein, whose translation MFLFFCVYFFSFTSVCGQSLSSYYDSTQTYKDKDLEKQSFYVQKLLLESQKQKNDTFLLKAYYLKATIFYEKGNNNSSFFYVDKAIDLSRKLNTNKSKETKIEVLRLKGFIYKNRIYNKDSALIYFQQALQESKQSNYKFGEIKNLEAISFLLMDKGKYVDATQLLLEARQIANKIKNKEAQSSIANNIGHTYLKMYMYEKALAFFNEANKYREDKTTASIIPLNIAQCYYRTGNYKNALVILDKNAPLAFKTSLNMTIEYYLEYTTLFLKIKEPKRALEKIKILDSLFIKAKPQAYRNLLLLKAKAYLQLKDTLTAHNYIKEVEKEIFPKSDDDFINRLTMHELFSYTYLFLKDYQKANYHLQKYISLYTKTYNKKLEQNIYESEVNQRMLLQEKENELEKIKYSTELEKEQQNKKYFLLGFIFLLIIFIVVIRAYWINKKSSIELQKTNHKLSESQAEVMQQNHILHEQAEELTRQSEELKCSHEEVVAMNDNLEEVVNQRNQEVMEKNQMLEEYAFINAHKLRAPVARLLGLMQIIEFSKNTDEIEFYLQLCNQEIKDLDRIVWAIKEAIEEKTPLDRWKLEKRTEVK comes from the coding sequence ATGTTCTTATTTTTCTGTGTCTATTTTTTTAGTTTTACTTCTGTTTGTGGACAAAGTTTATCTTCTTACTACGACTCAACACAAACATATAAAGATAAAGATTTGGAAAAACAGAGTTTTTATGTTCAAAAATTACTCTTAGAAAGTCAAAAACAAAAAAATGATACTTTTTTATTAAAGGCTTATTATTTGAAGGCAACTATTTTTTATGAAAAAGGAAATAATAATAGCTCTTTTTTTTATGTAGATAAAGCGATTGATTTATCAAGAAAATTGAATACTAATAAGAGTAAAGAAACAAAAATAGAAGTATTACGTCTAAAAGGTTTTATTTATAAAAATAGAATTTATAATAAAGATTCTGCCTTAATTTATTTTCAACAAGCCTTACAAGAAAGCAAACAATCAAATTATAAATTTGGCGAAATTAAGAATTTAGAAGCTATTTCATTTTTATTAATGGACAAAGGAAAATATGTTGATGCTACTCAGTTACTTTTAGAAGCTAGACAAATAGCCAACAAAATAAAAAACAAAGAAGCACAATCCAGCATAGCTAATAATATTGGACATACCTATTTGAAGATGTATATGTATGAAAAAGCCTTAGCTTTTTTTAATGAAGCCAACAAATATAGAGAAGACAAAACAACTGCTTCGATTATTCCTCTCAATATTGCTCAATGTTATTATAGAACAGGAAATTATAAAAATGCTCTTGTTATTTTGGATAAAAATGCTCCTTTAGCTTTCAAAACATCATTGAATATGACAATAGAATATTATTTGGAATATACAACCCTTTTTTTAAAAATAAAAGAACCAAAAAGAGCTTTAGAAAAAATTAAAATATTGGATTCTTTATTTATAAAAGCCAAACCTCAAGCCTATCGTAACTTATTATTATTAAAAGCCAAAGCCTATTTACAACTCAAAGATACTTTAACAGCACACAATTATATAAAAGAAGTGGAAAAAGAAATATTTCCTAAAAGTGATGATGATTTTATTAATCGTCTGACTATGCACGAACTATTTTCTTATACCTATCTATTTTTGAAAGACTATCAAAAAGCAAATTATCATTTACAAAAATATATTTCACTCTATACAAAAACCTATAATAAAAAATTAGAACAAAACATTTATGAGTCAGAAGTAAATCAACGTATGTTATTACAAGAAAAAGAGAATGAATTAGAAAAAATAAAATATTCTACAGAACTTGAAAAGGAGCAACAAAACAAAAAGTATTTTTTACTTGGTTTCATTTTCTTGCTTATTATTTTTATAGTTGTTATTAGAGCCTATTGGATAAATAAAAAATCTAGTATAGAATTACAAAAAACAAATCATAAACTTTCAGAATCTCAAGCTGAAGTAATGCAACAAAATCATATCCTTCATGAACAAGCTGAAGAGCTTACTAGACAATCTGAGGAATTAAAATGTTCTCATGAAGAGGTTGTAGCAATGAATGATAATTTGGAAGAAGTTGTTAATCAGCGCAATCAAGAAGTAATGGAAAAAAATCAAATGTTAGAAGAATATGCTTTTATCAATGCTCACAAATTACGTGCGCCTGTAGCTCGCCTTTTAGGACTTATGCAAATTATAGAATTTTCAAAAAATACTGATGAAATAGAATTTTATTTACAACTTTGTAATCAAGAAATCAAAGACCTTGACCGTATTGTATGGGCTATTAAAGAGGCCATCGAAGAAAAAACACCTCTTGACCGTTGGAAGCTAGAAAAAAGAACAGAAGTAAAGTAA
- a CDS encoding PP2C family protein-serine/threonine phosphatase has protein sequence MPQSPLINPDFTFQKEEFSEHLNLEKYLVKVQARADKISDKFVIIFFIIGVLLAPIYQTWFFSLITGGSALLIYLLARFVLNNKFQARMLISAVYAVFMLQFIGQMHGMAETHFFFFVNAALLIIYQDWRIMLPYAILTVGHHSILAILQVTYGMDNLAYYFISYSGITITGETVAYVTVFQLVFHFTIISIMTVICGWWAVIFRQNSIFLMKNQIEVQVKNEQLITSDEELRQNIEELEAIQNKLNSVNNEMTYSMMDLENKNRVIEEKNLHITASINYAKRIQEAMLPKINRIEASLPNSFVFFKPKDIVSGDFYYYHEIDNKIIIAAIDCTGHGVPGAFMSLIGNELLNSILDKNIYTPADILTNLNQKIDKALNQTELSSRSTSDGMDAAICLIDFEANKLEYAGAKNPLVYVQNNEMNIIKADRASVGGNLTKKQKKQFTNHSISFDVPTSFYIYSDGFQDQFGGEEGRKFNIDKFRDALLNISTYPFSQQQEVLETIFENWRGNNKQIDDVLVIGFELTPS, from the coding sequence ATGCCTCAATCTCCTCTTATTAATCCAGACTTTACATTTCAAAAAGAAGAATTTTCAGAGCATCTAAATCTTGAAAAATATCTAGTAAAAGTACAAGCTAGGGCTGATAAAATATCTGATAAATTTGTTATTATATTTTTTATTATAGGAGTTCTTTTAGCCCCTATCTATCAAACATGGTTTTTTAGTTTGATTACTGGAGGTTCTGCATTGCTTATTTATTTGCTGGCTCGTTTTGTATTGAATAATAAATTTCAAGCTCGTATGCTGATTAGTGCTGTTTATGCTGTTTTTATGTTGCAATTTATTGGGCAGATGCATGGCATGGCAGAAACTCATTTTTTCTTTTTTGTAAATGCTGCATTACTAATTATTTATCAAGATTGGCGCATTATGCTTCCCTATGCTATTCTTACAGTTGGTCATCACAGTATTTTGGCTATTTTGCAAGTAACCTATGGAATGGATAATTTAGCTTATTATTTTATTAGTTATAGTGGTATCACAATTACTGGAGAAACAGTAGCCTATGTAACTGTTTTTCAGCTTGTTTTTCATTTTACTATTATTTCTATCATGACTGTTATATGTGGTTGGTGGGCTGTTATTTTCAGACAAAACAGTATTTTTTTGATGAAAAATCAAATTGAAGTACAAGTAAAAAATGAACAACTAATAACTTCAGACGAAGAACTGAGACAGAATATTGAAGAATTGGAAGCGATACAGAACAAACTAAATAGTGTGAATAATGAGATGACTTATAGTATGATGGATTTGGAGAATAAAAATAGAGTTATAGAAGAAAAAAACCTTCATATTACAGCAAGTATTAATTATGCCAAACGTATCCAAGAAGCCATGCTACCCAAAATAAATAGAATTGAGGCAAGTTTGCCCAATTCCTTTGTGTTTTTTAAACCTAAAGATATTGTAAGTGGCGATTTTTATTATTATCACGAAATAGATAATAAAATTATTATTGCTGCCATTGATTGTACAGGGCATGGTGTTCCAGGAGCATTTATGTCTTTGATAGGAAATGAATTATTAAATTCAATTTTGGATAAAAATATTTATACACCTGCTGATATTCTAACAAATTTGAATCAAAAAATAGATAAAGCACTCAATCAAACTGAACTTTCTAGTCGTTCTACAAGTGATGGAATGGATGCTGCAATTTGTTTGATAGATTTTGAAGCCAATAAACTGGAATACGCAGGAGCAAAAAATCCTTTAGTGTATGTTCAAAATAATGAAATGAATATCATAAAAGCTGATAGAGCTTCAGTAGGAGGAAATTTAACTAAAAAGCAAAAGAAACAATTTACGAATCATAGTATTTCTTTTGATGTTCCGACTTCTTTTTATATTTATTCTGATGGTTTTCAAGACCAATTTGGAGGAGAAGAAGGTAGAAAATTTAATATAGACAAATTTAGAGATGCGCTTTTGAATATTTCAACTTATCCTTTTTCTCAACAACAAGAAGTCTTAGAAACAATTTTTGAAAATTGGAGAGGAAATAATAAACAAATTGATGATGTACTTGTAATTGGGTTTGAGCTTACTCCTTCTTAA
- a CDS encoding TonB-dependent receptor yields the protein MQSQFLKFIFFFFISTSVFSQNCNISITGFIIDENTNQPLEFVNVYNKETLKGTASNEQGYFELKNLCKGKYHFIFSHISGENHSVFLNVEKDTILYVEIHELNTVLESVVINEKANNSTQNTQTLNHQHISDNSNQNLSNMLEEIAGVSTLKNGNGIAKPVVHGLYGNRLTILNNGVVQSGQQWGNDHAPEIDPLVANKIRVIKGVSSLEYQGSNLGSVILVEPARIEREPHLHGNTSYFFETNGRGHGINLQLEQYNSAIAWKINGTIKKSGDKKTADYFLNNTGSQEANIAIQLEKQITENLFTDVYFSSFNTELGVLRGSHIGNLTDLESAFEQEEPFFTEPNFSYDIDAPKQTINHHLFKIHSKKYFNTKKDIENNTEQFLDFTFAAQIDIRKEFDVRRSGRSEIPSLNLKQNSYFSEIKYQKEFKNNLVFKVGLQSTITDNTNNPETGILPLIPDYLSYETGVFTVLTKKINRWFFETGLRYQNTIQNAATISQTLPREIIRYENNFNNLSSSLGINYELNQNIQISYNIGFATRNPGINELYSNGLHQGVSGIELGNTELSTEKSIKNTLSISGKLEEKLSFETLIYYQNIDDYIYLNPEDEIRLTIRGAFPVFAYKQTNAQIYGLDVSTRYQFSKSLDLKASYSFIKGDNLSDDLPLINMPSNTIYASLSYQIQKPISIGNKHRKLTNTQFEITNRYVFYQNNILEGQDFTLPPDAYNLVGLRVSTNIQVQKIHLRIFGKADNLLNVAYRDYLNRQRYFADDLGINIVLGVKLEF from the coding sequence ATGCAAAGTCAATTCCTTAAATTCATTTTCTTTTTTTTTATTTCTACCTCTGTTTTTTCTCAAAATTGTAATATTTCTATAACAGGTTTTATAATTGATGAAAATACAAATCAGCCTTTGGAATTTGTAAATGTTTATAATAAAGAAACATTAAAAGGAACGGCAAGTAACGAACAAGGATATTTTGAGTTAAAAAATTTATGTAAAGGAAAATATCATTTTATTTTTAGTCATATTAGTGGAGAAAATCACAGTGTTTTTTTGAATGTAGAGAAAGATACAATTTTATATGTAGAAATTCATGAGCTAAATACTGTCTTGGAAAGTGTTGTAATTAATGAAAAAGCAAATAATTCTACCCAAAACACACAAACACTCAATCATCAACATATTTCGGATAATTCAAATCAAAATCTTTCGAATATGCTTGAAGAAATTGCTGGAGTAAGTACACTCAAAAATGGAAATGGAATTGCAAAACCTGTTGTACACGGATTGTATGGAAATCGTCTCACAATTCTAAATAATGGAGTTGTACAAAGTGGACAGCAATGGGGAAATGACCACGCACCCGAAATTGACCCCTTAGTTGCCAACAAAATCAGAGTTATAAAAGGAGTTTCTAGTCTTGAATATCAAGGCTCAAATTTGGGAAGTGTGATTTTGGTAGAACCTGCAAGAATAGAAAGAGAACCTCATTTGCATGGAAATACAAGCTATTTTTTTGAAACAAATGGAAGAGGACATGGAATAAATTTGCAATTAGAACAATATAATTCTGCAATAGCTTGGAAAATAAATGGAACAATTAAGAAAAGTGGAGACAAAAAAACGGCTGATTATTTTTTGAATAATACAGGAAGTCAGGAAGCAAATATTGCCATTCAGTTAGAAAAACAAATCACAGAAAATCTTTTTACAGATGTTTATTTTAGTTCTTTTAATACAGAATTGGGGGTTTTGCGTGGTTCACATATTGGAAACCTAACTGACTTGGAAAGTGCTTTTGAGCAAGAAGAACCCTTTTTTACAGAACCCAATTTTAGTTATGATATTGATGCGCCAAAACAAACCATAAATCATCATTTATTCAAAATACATTCAAAAAAATATTTTAATACCAAAAAAGATATTGAAAATAATACAGAGCAATTTTTAGATTTTACTTTTGCTGCTCAAATTGATATTCGAAAAGAATTTGATGTTCGTAGAAGTGGACGCTCTGAAATTCCTTCCCTCAATCTGAAACAAAACTCTTACTTTTCTGAAATTAAATATCAAAAAGAATTTAAAAATAATTTGGTATTCAAAGTTGGACTTCAATCTACAATCACAGATAATACAAATAATCCAGAAACAGGAATTTTGCCTTTAATTCCAGATTATTTGAGTTATGAAACAGGAGTTTTTACTGTCTTGACCAAAAAGATAAATCGTTGGTTTTTCGAAACAGGTTTGCGTTATCAAAACACAATTCAGAATGCTGCCACAATTAGCCAAACTTTGCCTAGAGAAATTATTCGTTATGAGAATAATTTTAATAATTTGAGTTCCTCTTTAGGAATAAATTATGAATTAAATCAAAATATTCAAATTTCCTATAATATCGGTTTTGCAACTCGCAATCCTGGCATTAATGAACTTTATAGTAATGGACTTCATCAAGGAGTAAGTGGAATAGAATTAGGAAATACAGAATTGAGTACCGAAAAATCTATCAAAAATACGCTTTCTATTAGTGGAAAGTTAGAAGAAAAATTATCTTTCGAAACGCTTATTTATTATCAAAATATTGATGATTATATTTATCTGAATCCTGAAGATGAAATTCGTTTGACAATTCGTGGTGCTTTTCCAGTTTTTGCATACAAACAAACCAATGCACAAATTTATGGTTTGGATGTTTCTACACGCTATCAATTTTCTAAATCATTGGATTTAAAGGCAAGTTATAGTTTTATAAAAGGTGATAATTTGTCTGATGATTTGCCACTTATAAATATGCCATCAAATACGATTTATGCAAGTTTGAGTTATCAAATTCAGAAACCAATTTCTATTGGAAACAAACACAGAAAACTAACAAATACACAATTTGAGATTACGAATCGTTATGTTTTTTATCAAAATAATATTTTGGAAGGACAAGATTTTACACTTCCTCCTGATGCTTATAACTTGGTTGGTTTGAGAGTTTCTACTAATATTCAAGTACAAAAAATACACTTACGTATTTTTGGAAAAGCTGATAATTTATTGAATGTTGCTTACAGAGATTACCTAAACAGACAACGTTATTTTGCTGATGATTTGGGAATAAATATAGTTTTGGGAGTAAAATTGGAATTTTAA
- a CDS encoding FkbM family methyltransferase produces MIRKIAKDIIGEPAIRNLRRIFSMEAEITVKRRNFHLQFLKKGDLFFDVGANLGNRIFPIVHLGIRIIAIEPQQECIEHLKKHFGNKITIVPKGLGAEKGEETMFIADMSILSSFAKDWINETQESGRFSDHQWDEQRTIEMTTLDVLIEKYGHPDFIKIDVEGYELEVLKGLSQPVKMVSLEYTVPEQTDILIACMIRLNDICNQNSLFNYSIGESMEWATDKWLSLEEMTKVVNSKEFIDTTFGDIYMKNKM; encoded by the coding sequence ATGATTAGAAAAATTGCAAAAGATATTATTGGAGAACCTGCTATCAGAAATCTTCGCAGAATATTTTCAATGGAAGCAGAAATAACTGTAAAAAGAAGAAATTTTCATCTTCAATTTCTTAAAAAAGGAGATTTATTTTTTGATGTAGGAGCAAACCTAGGTAATCGCATTTTTCCAATTGTGCATTTGGGCATCAGAATAATTGCTATAGAACCTCAACAAGAATGTATAGAACATTTGAAAAAACATTTTGGCAACAAAATTACGATTGTTCCTAAAGGATTAGGAGCAGAGAAAGGTGAAGAAACTATGTTTATAGCAGACATGTCTATACTTTCTTCATTTGCTAAAGACTGGATAAATGAAACCCAAGAAAGTGGACGTTTTTCAGACCATCAATGGGACGAACAACGAACTATAGAAATGACTACGTTAGATGTCTTGATAGAAAAATATGGACACCCTGATTTTATCAAAATTGATGTAGAGGGATATGAACTCGAAGTTTTAAAAGGTCTTAGTCAGCCTGTTAAAATGGTTTCTTTGGAATATACTGTTCCCGAACAAACTGATATACTTATAGCATGTATGATACGATTAAATGATATTTGTAATCAAAATTCTTTATTTAATTATTCTATAGGAGAAAGTATGGAATGGGCTACTGATAAATGGCTTTCATTAGAAGAAATGACAAAAGTAGTAAACTCGAAAGAATTTATTGATACTACATTTGGAGATATTTACATGAAGAATAAAATGTAG
- the alr gene encoding alanine racemase encodes MFSTSHIEISKSALQNNYHFLRQLIGENVTLSSVVKGNAYGHGLENFIPLAESCGASHFSVFSADEAFEVQKLKKENSQIMILGMIGNEELEWAIRTSIEVYMFDLERLEVGLQIAQKMQMPIKIHLEMETGMNRIGIAKKDIPKVFQLLTNYPNCYILEGISTHYAGAESIANYVRVKQQIINYKKIVKRFQRKENPAFIPKKYHTACSAATIAYPQTRMDMVRIGILQYGFFPTQETLIQYLKDNKTHIDPLKRVLSWKSKIMTIKDVEAGEFIGYGTSFLASQKMKIAIVPVGYAHGYSRSLSNMGRVLVRGERMAVVGVVNMNLMIIDLEKMQSAEIGDEVILIGKQGEQEVSVASFSEMSNQLNYELLTRLPMNIPRKIVE; translated from the coding sequence ATGTTTTCCACTTCCCATATAGAAATCAGTAAATCAGCTCTTCAAAATAACTATCATTTTTTAAGACAATTAATAGGAGAAAATGTAACCTTGTCTTCTGTTGTAAAAGGAAATGCTTACGGACACGGATTAGAAAATTTTATTCCATTGGCAGAATCATGTGGAGCGAGTCATTTTTCAGTATTTTCTGCTGATGAAGCCTTTGAGGTGCAGAAATTAAAAAAAGAAAATTCTCAAATTATGATTTTGGGAATGATAGGAAATGAAGAATTAGAATGGGCAATCCGAACAAGTATCGAAGTGTATATGTTTGATTTGGAACGCCTAGAAGTTGGATTACAGATAGCTCAAAAAATGCAAATGCCTATCAAAATTCATTTGGAAATGGAAACAGGAATGAATCGCATCGGGATTGCCAAAAAAGATATTCCTAAAGTATTTCAATTACTCACAAATTATCCAAATTGTTATATTTTGGAAGGTATTTCTACTCATTATGCTGGTGCTGAAAGTATCGCTAATTATGTCAGAGTAAAGCAACAAATCATTAATTATAAAAAAATTGTAAAGCGTTTTCAGCGAAAAGAAAATCCTGCTTTTATTCCCAAAAAATATCACACAGCGTGTTCGGCTGCAACAATTGCTTATCCACAAACACGAATGGATATGGTCAGAATTGGAATATTACAATATGGTTTTTTTCCTACACAAGAAACTCTGATTCAGTACTTGAAAGATAATAAAACGCATATTGACCCTCTAAAACGAGTTCTGTCATGGAAAAGTAAAATCATGACTATAAAAGATGTAGAAGCTGGCGAATTTATAGGATATGGAACATCTTTTCTAGCTTCTCAAAAAATGAAAATTGCTATTGTTCCTGTGGGTTATGCACATGGATATAGTCGTAGTTTGAGCAATATGGGAAGGGTTTTGGTTCGTGGCGAACGCATGGCAGTAGTAGGAGTTGTGAATATGAATTTGATGATTATTGATTTGGAAAAAATGCAAAGTGCTGAGATTGGTGATGAAGTCATTTTGATTGGAAAGCAAGGCGAACAAGAAGTCAGTGTAGCTAGTTTTAGTGAAATGAGTAACCAACTAAATTATGAACTTCTTACTCGCCTGCCTATGAATATTCCTAGAAAAATAGTAGAATAA